Within the Enterobacter roggenkampii genome, the region AGCCACGCAATCGAGCTGGTTGCCGGGGCGTTTTCGCTGCTCTCCGCGTTTAACTTCACCCTCTGGTACGTCGCCATTGTCCGACGCACCCTGAAGCCGATTCGTCGCAGCCCGGAGGTTAAATTCTTCCTGAGCGCCGCTGCGGCGATTATCCTCATCACCGCCTGGCAGGTCTGGCATGCAGGCATGTACAGCCCCACGGATAGCCTGGTGCACGCCTTCTTCCTTGCCAGTTCGATGATGACCGATAACGGCCTGTCGACCGCCGACTACGCCCAATGGCCCACCCACACCATCTTCCTGCTATTGAGCGCCAGCTTTTTTGGCGGCTGCGTAGGCTCGACCTGCGGCGGGATCAAAGCCCTGCGTTTTTTGATTATGTTCAAGCAGAGTATTCAGGAGATGAACCAGCTGGCGCATCCGCGCGCGCTGCTGAGCATTAAGGTGGGCAAAAGCGTGGTGAATGAACGCGTCCTGCGCTCGGTCTGGAGCTTCTTCTTTCTCTACGTGATGATCACGGGCTTTTTTGTCTGGGCGCTTAATCTGATGGGCTACGATCTGTTTACGTCATTCGCGACGGTCGCCGCCTGTATCAACAACATGGGGCTGGGATTTGGCGAGACGGCGTCGACGTTCGGCACGTTAACAGAAGGGGCTAAGCTGTTGATGTGCGCGGCGATGATCTTAGGGCGTCTGGAAATTTACCCGGTGCTGATTCTGTTCTCGCGCTTTTTCTGGCGGGCATAAACCATTCCCGGCGAACCGGGAATGTCAGAGGTTATGGCGCGGGGTTGATCAGCATTTGCCCTACGGACCCCCTGTCCATCATCTCCAGCGTCTGGCTGTGGAACAGGAACGGGAAGTGCGGCCACGAAGGCTGGCCGTAGTAGACGAGCAGTTCAACCTGACCGTCCACCCAGACGGTGTCTTTCCAGCCGCGATCTTCCGGGAACGGCATCGCGCCGTTAACGTTGCGGATCAGGAAGCTTACCCCTTCAATATGGAAGGACTGCGGCATATCTGAACGCACCGTCCAGCGCTCCCAGGTGCCCTGCTGCGCGGTGATGTCGATGCGGTTGACGTCCCACAGCGCACCGTTGATGCCCGGATCGTCGCCCAGGCTGATATCACGGCTGCGCACCGGGGAGCCGCTCATGATCTCCTGCGGCAGCAGGCGCATGGGCAGGCTATCGGTCACCAGCGGCAGCAGGCCGGTTGGACGCAGGGTCAGCACCAGGGTCGAGACAAGAATGCTCGACGGTTCAAAGAACCCGCGAATACGGTCAACAATGCTTGCCGCTTCGCCGCAGGTCACAGAGACTTCATCCCCGTTGGTCATATCAATGAGAATTTCGCGACGCTCACCCGGCGCGAGCGCGAGCTGTTTGACGGACACCGGTGCCGGTAAAAAACCCTGATCGCCGGAAATAACGTGCAGCGGACGGCCATCGCTCATCTGCAGCTGATAGCGGCGCGAGTTAGACGCGTTGAGCAGGCGCAGGCGCACCCAGCCACGGGACACTTCGACATACGGGCTCTGCGCGCCGTTAACCAGCAGCGTATCGCCAACGAAGCCACCGCTCCCCGGTTCGCTGTATTCCGGCGTACCGAAATTATCCAGACGTTTGTCCTGGATGATAATCGGGAAGTCATCCACGCCGTAGTGGTTCGGGATCGGCAGGGATTTGCTGACTTCATCTTCCACCAGCCACATGCCGGCCAGGCCGTTATAGACCTGCTGCGCCGTGCGGTTAGGGGTGTTGGCGTGATACCACAGGGTTGCCGCGCTCTGGCGAATCGGCAGAACGGGCGCCCAGTCGGCGCTGGGCGACATCATGCGCGCCGCGCCGCCAATCAGCGGGCCAGGCACCTGCAGGCCACTGATGGTCATGGCGACATTTTCAGGGGTACGGTTACTGTAGATGAGCTTTACGTCATCGCCATTCCACACGCGTATGGTCGGCCCAAGGTAACGTCCGTTAATGCCCCAGACCGGCGCACGCGTCCCCTGGGTAAAGGACCAGTGGCTGCGCTGCAGCGTCAGGAAAAGCGGCTGGCCGCGACGGGATTCAATGAGTGGCGGAATAGGCAGCGGCTGTTGCTGCCCGGCGGCGCTGGCTGTCAGCGGCATCGCACCCGCACAAAGGGCGATCCCCGAAGCCTGAATAAACTGACGCCGACTGAGTGACATATAAGCTCCATCTGAAACGACTAACAACGCGGGAATTCGTTTTCCCTTCAACGCCGGGTTAGATCTTACCGGCGGCTTCTCTCTCTGCGACTTCTTTGTCGAGCAGCGCAATATGCTCAGCCATCAGATCACGGCAGTGCGCTGCCAGCTCGCGCACCTGATCTTTACCGTATTTGCTGGTATCGACGGGTGGCAGCATTTCGACAATCACCAGCCCGTTATTCAGGCGGTTAAGATTAATCTTATTCGAAGTATTGGAAACGCACACAGGAATAATTGGAACACCTGCCGCAATTGCGGCATGAAACGCACCGGTTTTAAACGGCAGCAGGCCGCGGCCGCGGCTGCGCGTCCCTTCCGGGAACATCCAGATTGAGATCCTGCGCTTTTTAAAATGATTCACCACTTCTGCAATGGTGCCGTGCGCTTTTGCACGGTTATTACGGTCAATCAGCAGGTTACCGGTAAGCCAGTACAGCTGACCAAAAAACGGGATCCACAGCAGGCTTTTTTTGCCCACCGTCACGGTCGGTGGAAGCACGATATTGGAGGCCGTCACCATATCGTAGTTGTTCTGATGGTTGGCGATATAGATGGCGTTACCGAAATTCTCCGCTCCTTCCGGCAGGCGTTTTTCAACTTTCAGACCAAACAGCGGCGCAAGACGCCCGAACATATGGCCAAAGGTGGCGACATGCTTCGGATTACGCGGGCTGAACAGGCAATAAATA harbors:
- a CDS encoding TrkH family potassium uptake protein, with protein sequence MKPNDSLHVSQLRVVLHLCGFLVLLYSLSMLPPMVIALLNKERTYFAFLTTFLTFFSLGGLTWRATRHAGIQLRTRDGFVIIVLFWLLFSLISAMPLWMDDGLQLSFADALFEGVSGITTTGATVIGDVSALPKSYLYYRAQLNFIGGLGVIVLAVAVLPLLGIGGMKLYQSEMPGPFKEERLTPRLADTARTLWVTYFALGVACTLAYWLAGMSFFDAVCHGLSTVSLGGFSTRSESIGFYDSHAIELVAGAFSLLSAFNFTLWYVAIVRRTLKPIRRSPEVKFFLSAAAAIILITAWQVWHAGMYSPTDSLVHAFFLASSMMTDNGLSTADYAQWPTHTIFLLLSASFFGGCVGSTCGGIKALRFLIMFKQSIQEMNQLAHPRALLSIKVGKSVVNERVLRSVWSFFFLYVMITGFFVWALNLMGYDLFTSFATVAACINNMGLGFGETASTFGTLTEGAKLLMCAAMILGRLEIYPVLILFSRFFWRA
- the ftsP gene encoding cell division protein FtsP — encoded protein: MSLSRRQFIQASGIALCAGAMPLTASAAGQQQPLPIPPLIESRRGQPLFLTLQRSHWSFTQGTRAPVWGINGRYLGPTIRVWNGDDVKLIYSNRTPENVAMTISGLQVPGPLIGGAARMMSPSADWAPVLPIRQSAATLWYHANTPNRTAQQVYNGLAGMWLVEDEVSKSLPIPNHYGVDDFPIIIQDKRLDNFGTPEYSEPGSGGFVGDTLLVNGAQSPYVEVSRGWVRLRLLNASNSRRYQLQMSDGRPLHVISGDQGFLPAPVSVKQLALAPGERREILIDMTNGDEVSVTCGEAASIVDRIRGFFEPSSILVSTLVLTLRPTGLLPLVTDSLPMRLLPQEIMSGSPVRSRDISLGDDPGINGALWDVNRIDITAQQGTWERWTVRSDMPQSFHIEGVSFLIRNVNGAMPFPEDRGWKDTVWVDGQVELLVYYGQPSWPHFPFLFHSQTLEMMDRGSVGQMLINPAP
- the plsC gene encoding 1-acylglycerol-3-phosphate O-acyltransferase — encoded protein: MLYIVRLILTVIYCILVCIFGSIYCLFSPRNPKHVATFGHMFGRLAPLFGLKVEKRLPEGAENFGNAIYIANHQNNYDMVTASNIVLPPTVTVGKKSLLWIPFFGQLYWLTGNLLIDRNNRAKAHGTIAEVVNHFKKRRISIWMFPEGTRSRGRGLLPFKTGAFHAAIAAGVPIIPVCVSNTSNKINLNRLNNGLVIVEMLPPVDTSKYGKDQVRELAAHCRDLMAEHIALLDKEVAEREAAGKI